The proteins below are encoded in one region of Pseudophryne corroboree isolate aPseCor3 chromosome 8, aPseCor3.hap2, whole genome shotgun sequence:
- the LOC134947672 gene encoding glutamine amidotransferase-like class 1 domain-containing protein 3, mitochondrial: MSQKKVAVILAGCGVYDGSEVHESSAVLVHLSRAGAEYVLFAPNIDQMHVVDHVKGQPTEETRNVLTESARIARGNIKDLTDLKVSDYDALIIPGGFGVAKNLSTWAVKGKDCSVLKAIEETIKGFHAAKKPIGLCCISPVLAAKLLPGCEVTVGCDTECDKWPHAGTAGAITQLGCKHVNKQVHEVHVDKKNKLVTTSAFMCNSPIHEIFDGVGEMVKDVLKLT; the protein is encoded by the exons ATGTCCCAGAAGAAGGTGGCAGTGATCCTCGCTGGCTGcggggtgtatgatggcagtgagGTCCACGAGTCCTCTGCTGTGCTGGTGCATCTGAGCAGAGCTGGTGCTGAG TATGTGCTTTTCGCACCCAATATAGACCAGATGCATGTTGTGGACCATGTGAAAGGACAGCCCACTGAGGAAACGCGTAATGTGCTCACAGAGAGTGCGCGGATCGCAAGAGGAAACATTAAGGACCTTACAGATCTGAAAGTCAGTGACTATGATGCACTCATcataccag GAGGCTTCGGAGTTGCTAAGAATCTCTCTACCTGGGCAGTGAAAGGGAAGGACTGTTCTGTTCTAAAGGCTATTGAAGAAACTATTAAAGGATTTCATGCTGCTAAGAAGCCCATTGGCCTGTGCTGTATCTCCCCTGTGCTGGCTGCAAAGCTGCTTCCTGGGTGTGAAGTCACTGTTGGCTGCGATACAGAGTGTGACAA GTGGCCCCATGCAGGAACAGCTGGAGCCATTACACAGCTTGGCTGTAAACATGTCAACAAACAAGTCCATGAAGTTCATGTGGACAAGAAAAATAAACTGGTCACTACCAGCGCGTTCATGTGTAACAGCCCAATACATGAGATCTTCGACGGCGTCGGTGAAATGGTTAAAGATGTACTCAAGCTAACTTAA